A window of Deinococcus aquaedulcis contains these coding sequences:
- the aroE gene encoding shikimate dehydrogenase: MNVPDAAAPLHAYLFADPAAHSLSPRMHAAAFRAAGLGGIYEARQVPAADLRAALASLRAPGVLGANLSLPHKEAALPLLDDLSAAARAIGAVNTVVHRDGQLWGDNTDAPGLRHALDDLGYPWEQGANVVVVGAGGAARAAVYTALILGEQNVYVVNRTLERAQAIEQNWANPDADFQVVAAPAADVPWADISLVINASSAGLDAPDQTPLDAAFLARLPAHALVYDMVYKPRDTRLMRDARAQGLKAENGLGMLAHQARLAFAQWTGVAVPPEVFLGALNSADEGPGGAGARP, from the coding sequence GTGAACGTGCCGGACGCCGCTGCCCCTTTGCACGCCTACCTGTTTGCCGACCCGGCCGCCCACTCGCTCTCGCCCCGGATGCACGCCGCCGCCTTCCGCGCGGCGGGGCTGGGCGGCATCTACGAGGCCCGGCAGGTCCCGGCGGCCGACCTGCGCGCAGCCCTGGCCTCGCTGCGGGCCCCGGGCGTGCTGGGGGCCAACCTCAGCCTGCCGCACAAGGAAGCAGCGCTGCCCCTGCTGGACGACCTGAGCGCGGCGGCGCGGGCCATTGGCGCGGTGAACACGGTGGTGCACCGCGACGGGCAGTTGTGGGGCGACAACACCGACGCCCCGGGGCTGCGCCACGCTCTGGATGACCTGGGTTACCCCTGGGAACAGGGAGCCAATGTGGTGGTAGTGGGCGCCGGTGGGGCGGCGCGAGCCGCCGTCTATACCGCCCTGATTTTGGGTGAGCAGAACGTCTACGTGGTGAACCGAACCCTAGAGCGTGCGCAGGCCATCGAGCAGAACTGGGCCAATCCCGACGCTGACTTTCAGGTGGTCGCCGCCCCCGCCGCCGACGTGCCCTGGGCCGATATTTCGCTGGTGATCAATGCCAGCAGCGCGGGCCTGGACGCCCCGGACCAGACGCCGCTGGACGCTGCCTTTCTGGCCCGGCTGCCCGCCCACGCCCTGGTGTACGACATGGTGTACAAGCCCCGCGACACCCGCCTGATGCGCGACGCCCGCGCCCAGGGCCTGAAGGCCGAAAACGGCCTGGGTATGCTGGCCCATCAGGCACGGCTGGCTTTTGCGCAGTGGACCGGGGTGGCAGTGCCGCCCGAGGTGTTTCTGGGCGCCCTGAACAGCGCGGATGAGGGCCCGGGCGGCGCCGGGGCCCGGCCATGA
- a CDS encoding PhoH family protein, whose translation MTQQPQGGATATITLESPREAYALLGPNDANLRRMRELTKAKLVARGETVTITGDDADVQQGERLVRDALDVVRSGGELTPDSLLRAARLSGEGRSLAQETQVSGLSLPRGLKPKTPGQKLYLESIDKSDITFGVGPAGTGKTYMAVAMAVQALKAKKVKRIILTRPAVEAGEKLGFLPGDLQAKIDPYLRPLYDALQDMLDQEKFESYLTSGVIEIAPLAFMRGRTLNDAFIILDEAQNTTGEQMKMFLTRMGFSSKVVVTGDVTQIDLPRHITSGLAVAKRVLSRIEGIAWHEFTEVDVVRHPLVGRIIKAYEAAEDAEEDKRAARRGEFASIPEAEGDPVR comes from the coding sequence TTGACGCAGCAGCCCCAAGGCGGCGCCACCGCCACCATTACCCTGGAAAGCCCCCGCGAGGCCTACGCGCTGCTGGGCCCCAACGACGCCAACCTGCGCCGCATGCGCGAACTCACCAAGGCCAAACTGGTGGCGCGCGGCGAAACTGTGACCATTACGGGCGACGACGCCGATGTGCAGCAGGGCGAACGCCTCGTGCGCGACGCGCTCGACGTGGTGCGCTCGGGCGGCGAACTGACCCCCGACAGCCTGCTGCGCGCCGCCCGCCTGAGCGGCGAGGGCCGCAGCCTCGCCCAGGAAACCCAGGTGAGCGGCCTGAGCCTGCCGCGCGGCCTGAAGCCCAAAACACCCGGGCAGAAGCTGTACCTGGAAAGCATTGACAAGAGCGACATCACCTTCGGGGTGGGCCCGGCCGGGACCGGCAAAACCTACATGGCGGTGGCTATGGCGGTGCAGGCCCTGAAGGCCAAGAAGGTCAAGCGCATTATCCTCACGCGCCCGGCGGTGGAAGCCGGCGAGAAACTGGGCTTCTTGCCGGGCGACCTGCAGGCCAAGATTGACCCCTACCTGCGCCCGCTGTACGACGCCCTGCAGGACATGCTGGACCAGGAAAAGTTCGAGTCTTACCTGACGAGCGGGGTCATTGAAATTGCGCCGCTGGCGTTTATGCGTGGCCGGACGTTGAATGATGCCTTCATCATTCTCGACGAGGCCCAGAACACCACGGGCGAGCAGATGAAGATGTTCCTCACCCGTATGGGCTTTTCCAGCAAGGTCGTGGTCACAGGCGACGTGACCCAGATTGACCTGCCCCGCCACATCACCAGTGGTCTGGCGGTGGCCAAGCGGGTGCTCAGCCGCATCGAGGGCATCGCGTGGCACGAATTTACCGAGGTGGACGTGGTGCGCCACCCCCTGGTGGGCCGGATCATCAAGGCCTACGAAGCTGCCGAAGACGCCGAGGAAGACAAACGCGCCGCGCGCCGGGGCGAATTTGCCAGCATTCCGGAGGCGGAAGGCGATCCGGTGCGTTAA
- the holA gene encoding DNA polymerase III subunit delta encodes MPLIVFSGHPFLAEETLQATLRARGLDPRTLPRLGGDDVTLDTLGPHLSPGLFGDGGVIVDLSGVKPDKALLEALAGAPVTVALLDEAPPATRQKLYSARGEVVASAAPTKPGDVTGWVVGRARAQKLPLDKAASAYLAEVFGPDLAGIAGELNKLALLDGPLTREVVAGVVGREPPGDSFAMLGAATTGRTGEAVTQLRRLLSGGEDPFKLLGAVVWQYSLVARCVALQQEEGRVTEQAAAQRLGVKPYPAKKALEVARRLNEAKIRVHLERILGADLAMKRGQDPATVLERLIVGLSL; translated from the coding sequence GTGCCCCTGATCGTCTTTAGCGGGCACCCCTTTCTGGCCGAGGAAACCCTGCAGGCCACCCTGCGCGCCCGGGGCCTGGACCCGCGCACCCTGCCCCGGCTGGGCGGCGACGACGTCACCCTGGACACGCTGGGGCCCCACCTGAGCCCGGGCCTCTTTGGCGACGGCGGCGTGATCGTGGACCTCAGCGGGGTCAAGCCAGACAAGGCGCTGCTGGAGGCCCTGGCTGGGGCACCTGTCACGGTCGCGCTGCTGGACGAGGCCCCGCCCGCCACCCGCCAGAAGCTGTATAGCGCCCGGGGTGAGGTGGTGGCCTCGGCCGCGCCCACCAAGCCCGGCGACGTGACCGGGTGGGTGGTGGGCCGCGCCCGCGCCCAGAAACTGCCACTGGACAAGGCCGCCAGCGCCTATCTGGCCGAGGTGTTTGGGCCGGATCTGGCCGGCATTGCAGGCGAGCTGAACAAGCTGGCCCTGCTGGACGGCCCCCTGACCCGCGAGGTCGTGGCGGGCGTCGTGGGCCGCGAGCCGCCCGGCGACAGCTTTGCCATGCTGGGGGCCGCCACCACCGGCCGCACCGGAGAGGCGGTGACGCAGCTGCGGCGCCTGCTGTCGGGCGGCGAGGATCCTTTCAAGCTCCTGGGGGCGGTGGTGTGGCAGTACAGCCTGGTGGCGCGCTGCGTGGCCCTGCAACAGGAGGAGGGCCGGGTGACGGAACAGGCTGCCGCCCAGCGCCTGGGGGTCAAACCCTACCCAGCCAAAAAGGCGCTGGAGGTGGCCCGCCGCCTGAACGAAGCGAAGATCCGCGTGCACCTGGAGCGCATTCTGGGCGCCGACCTCGCCATGAAGCGCGGCCAGGACCCCGCCACGGTGCTGGAACGCCTGATCGTGGGCCTGAGCCTGTAA
- a CDS encoding BTAD domain-containing putative transcriptional regulator: MRPVLCEDLADPEVGLVVLMAPSGYGKTTLLAQYARQPRRTAAWVTLHADDGEDVALEQAVVQAVTTALPGLALLLWRASLDSPASVMARAQALARDLDGVEGNVDLILDGTDVLGANAGRWLEAFLAMLGEGHRLLLSGCERPPLALTQLLAAGSARVIGPEALAFSLDETRVYFAERQVPEDPDGAWRALEGWPAGLALVASGAAPLLMPHDLVRDVLERLPPEIRSGLPEAAVADTWTEAGLARLGARLPAGWLPAARRVGLPLTPLQSGAARPHRLLLELLEEELRAQPTRHAELHMAAGRAAEADGEALRALGHYLKAGALATALDLVGQLVRRYELRWEAKLVRQVVEGLPEAHLTPHLRRAWGRALLETGEAARGEAVLRALRAEGYRDRKLMFALGTLAAREGRFQDQLALAEEGLSLVQADEPTLSLIRLRAAALLGCGRVQEALTGAQAAAAQAEAEDNLIELGAILSLLHSAYKVLGRPMDSERALRRGLEVYEALGMPSRALHVQNNLACLLQAQGRLDEGVQVAAQALALADQEGGVMRPVLQATLADLYRASGCFAEAAGLYRAALEGSAAFKLDTLPPLIWPGLAEAALRCGDHPAAAEALNWARHLSGQGAHEPTQQLAFCEGLFAFEDGDLDRAGQHFRVTAVTQAASELQVRAQAYLAEIARRQGQLTDVHLAPLRPVLAQPGWGALRADTAVLEGLFGDLQVSGGAVPTRQSPSFQHQLSSVMKAPVTLSLSTLGTLKVDVQGAPLHLPRAKSGEILVWLAQHGPGTRDQLVNALWDGSAERRHGEHFRVAVRQLRCALATHPAVTFNPLPFEAGVYRLSEQFELQLDWRLARPALRSGRAEALERVLNAYAGPFLPHLETEWIREQRAQAAEDTLAAALALGALLQDTEPHRALWAYGRAADLDLLNEQAQRGVIRAHLKLGEVAAAERAYAQYARVLRDELGDAPPFFLSQA, encoded by the coding sequence TTGCGCCCTGTTCTCTGTGAGGATCTGGCAGACCCCGAGGTGGGACTGGTGGTGCTGATGGCGCCCTCGGGGTATGGCAAAACGACGCTCCTGGCGCAGTACGCCCGGCAGCCCCGGCGCACCGCCGCCTGGGTGACCCTGCATGCAGACGACGGGGAGGACGTGGCCCTAGAGCAGGCCGTGGTTCAGGCGGTGACCACGGCGCTCCCCGGGCTGGCGCTGCTACTGTGGCGCGCCTCGCTGGATTCACCTGCGTCGGTTATGGCGCGGGCACAGGCGCTGGCCCGCGATCTGGACGGCGTCGAGGGCAACGTGGACCTCATTCTGGACGGCACCGATGTGCTAGGAGCGAACGCTGGGCGCTGGCTGGAGGCGTTTCTGGCTATGCTCGGGGAAGGTCACCGCCTGCTGTTGAGCGGCTGCGAGCGGCCGCCCCTGGCGCTGACACAGCTCTTGGCGGCCGGGTCGGCCCGCGTTATTGGCCCTGAGGCCCTGGCATTCTCGCTGGATGAGACCCGGGTCTATTTTGCCGAGCGGCAGGTGCCTGAAGATCCGGATGGTGCGTGGCGCGCGCTGGAAGGGTGGCCGGCGGGCCTAGCGCTGGTGGCCAGTGGCGCGGCGCCACTGCTGATGCCGCACGATCTGGTGCGTGACGTGTTGGAACGTTTGCCGCCCGAGATCCGCTCGGGTCTGCCCGAAGCGGCGGTGGCGGACACCTGGACTGAGGCCGGGTTGGCGCGGCTGGGGGCCCGGCTGCCGGCTGGCTGGTTGCCGGCGGCGCGGCGTGTCGGTCTGCCGCTGACCCCACTTCAGAGCGGCGCCGCGCGCCCCCACCGCCTGCTGCTGGAATTGCTGGAAGAGGAGTTGCGCGCGCAGCCGACCCGGCATGCCGAGCTGCACATGGCGGCCGGGAGGGCCGCCGAGGCCGACGGCGAGGCGCTGCGCGCGCTGGGCCATTACCTGAAGGCCGGGGCCCTGGCCACGGCGCTGGACCTTGTAGGTCAACTGGTCCGGCGCTACGAGCTGCGCTGGGAGGCCAAACTGGTCAGGCAGGTGGTGGAAGGGCTGCCCGAAGCCCACCTGACCCCCCACCTGCGCCGGGCGTGGGGGCGCGCGCTGCTGGAAACCGGCGAGGCAGCCCGTGGTGAGGCAGTGCTGCGGGCCCTGCGCGCCGAAGGCTATCGCGATCGAAAGCTGATGTTTGCCTTAGGTACCCTGGCCGCGCGGGAAGGCCGATTTCAAGACCAGCTGGCCCTGGCTGAAGAGGGCTTGTCGCTGGTTCAGGCTGACGAGCCGACCCTCAGTCTGATACGTCTCCGGGCCGCTGCGCTGCTGGGGTGCGGCCGCGTGCAGGAGGCGCTGACCGGGGCTCAGGCGGCGGCCGCTCAGGCTGAGGCCGAGGACAATCTGATTGAGCTGGGCGCCATCCTGTCGTTGCTGCATTCTGCGTACAAGGTCCTGGGGCGGCCAATGGACAGCGAGCGCGCACTTCGGCGGGGCCTGGAAGTCTATGAGGCCCTGGGCATGCCCAGCCGCGCCCTGCACGTTCAAAATAATCTGGCCTGTCTCCTTCAGGCGCAGGGCCGTCTGGATGAGGGTGTGCAGGTTGCCGCCCAGGCGCTGGCCCTGGCCGATCAGGAGGGCGGTGTTATGCGGCCGGTTCTGCAGGCAACCCTGGCCGACCTATACCGCGCCTCCGGCTGTTTCGCTGAGGCGGCGGGGCTGTACCGCGCGGCTTTGGAGGGCAGCGCGGCGTTCAAACTCGATACCCTGCCGCCCCTCATCTGGCCGGGGCTGGCCGAGGCTGCCCTGCGGTGTGGCGACCATCCAGCTGCGGCCGAAGCGCTGAACTGGGCGAGGCATCTTTCCGGCCAAGGCGCGCATGAACCAACGCAGCAGCTGGCGTTCTGTGAGGGGCTGTTTGCGTTTGAAGACGGGGATCTGGACAGGGCCGGCCAACACTTCAGGGTCACAGCTGTGACCCAGGCCGCTTCGGAGCTTCAGGTGCGGGCGCAGGCCTATCTGGCAGAGATCGCCCGGCGACAGGGTCAGCTCACTGACGTCCACCTCGCGCCTCTGCGCCCGGTGCTGGCACAGCCGGGCTGGGGTGCCTTGCGGGCAGACACGGCGGTTCTGGAGGGGCTGTTCGGGGACCTTCAAGTCTCTGGCGGGGCCGTCCCAACACGGCAGTCCCCCTCGTTCCAGCATCAGCTGAGCTCCGTGATGAAAGCGCCAGTGACGCTCAGCCTTTCCACCCTGGGGACCCTGAAGGTGGACGTGCAGGGCGCGCCACTGCACCTGCCCCGGGCCAAGTCGGGCGAGATTCTGGTGTGGCTGGCACAGCATGGCCCTGGCACCCGGGACCAGCTGGTGAACGCCCTGTGGGACGGCTCGGCCGAGCGGCGCCACGGCGAGCACTTCCGGGTGGCGGTGCGGCAGCTGCGCTGCGCGCTGGCCACCCACCCGGCGGTGACCTTCAACCCATTGCCGTTTGAGGCGGGGGTCTACCGCCTGTCCGAGCAGTTTGAGCTTCAGCTGGACTGGCGGCTCGCGCGTCCGGCCCTGCGTTCTGGTCGAGCGGAAGCCCTGGAAAGGGTGCTGAACGCGTATGCCGGTCCGTTTCTGCCCCACCTGGAAACGGAATGGATTCGGGAACAGCGCGCGCAGGCAGCGGAGGACACACTGGCCGCTGCGCTGGCGCTGGGGGCGCTGCTTCAGGACACGGAACCTCACCGCGCCCTGTGGGCTTATGGCCGGGCGGCCGATCTTGACCTATTGAATGAACAGGCCCAGCGCGGCGTGATCCGCGCCCATCTGAAGCTGGGTGAGGTGGCCGCTGCTGAACGTGCCTATGCGCAGTACGCCCGGGTGCTTCGGGACGAACTGGGTGACGCGCCGCCCTTTTTCTTGTCGCAGGCTTAA
- a CDS encoding OsmC family protein — protein sequence MKKTLNVTWLGEQRYLGVAESGHQLLIDNSAVKVGVSPMEALLGALATCTAYDVVEIMNKRRTPLTHYRIEVEGERADTTPKRYTHITVRHIASGPGITEEALHRAAHLSHEKYCSVAASLNSEIVVETRVEAADPAADPA from the coding sequence ATGAAAAAGACCCTGAACGTGACCTGGCTGGGCGAGCAGCGCTACCTGGGTGTGGCCGAGAGCGGCCACCAGCTCCTGATTGACAACAGCGCCGTGAAGGTGGGGGTTTCGCCCATGGAGGCGCTGCTGGGCGCCCTGGCCACCTGCACCGCCTACGACGTGGTCGAGATCATGAACAAGCGCCGCACGCCCCTGACCCACTACCGCATTGAGGTTGAAGGCGAGCGCGCTGACACCACGCCGAAGCGCTACACCCACATCACCGTGCGCCACATCGCCAGCGGCCCCGGCATCACCGAAGAGGCCCTGCACCGCGCCGCGCACCTCAGCCACGAAAAATACTGCTCGGTGGCGGCTTCCCTGAACAGCGAGATCGTGGTGGAAACGCGGGTGGAAGCGGCTGACCCGGCTGCGGACCCGGCCTGA
- a CDS encoding PAS domain S-box protein: MTALRRASAPVMVMALVLILTTVMALVVNAFTREQQRSRFERETEIYTQALEDRVQVYERLLEATRASWQAWGRLLDEPVFARYVQGVDLPGRYPGVQAVGYAAWVPSAQTAAIERQLRAAGTPVQVRPARTTQPNRAVIALIGPPVAQNLDALGFDMYSEAGRQQGFDGARRAGRAQATGVLHLIQRDARGQRLRGFLIMLPVWNDPARRTGLQGFVYVAVRADHFLRDLAPLQGGRLLVDVRLAGQSLSAAPPDLGGQSFRAQVAQRLVGQAWEVRFGAGPGFARDLAALIPALVALTGFLIAGFSFLLVKAQVDARARAEGLNVSLAQARARQEQARAEFEAIFHAMQDAAAFTDTEGRIRMVNPALSAQFGLGAEALAGQRLSALHLDRRLDSRATFQALTTPYVRDDGTQFYGEAQRSEVRDPGGERLGLLEVVRDVTERVAAERALQAEERRSRSVLDAIPHIVQVSETSGEVTFVNQQHLGGLGPGDLSEHLHPEDRAPYAAMWREAVDSEQGAQTEARLRLRGAERWFVLKVAPISDGSGRVTGWVTTATDIHDRLQAERLAQRNEERYRGVIEGMPQIVWLADPEGQALYFNRQWNAYVGDEHAGAGFLPLLHPDDREDYGRRWATALRAARPFEAEHRLRGAGGTYRTFVTRGLPVRGAEGRVIEWVGTSTDVDDSVYAENAARLLADVTEQLTARSEEGAQMPADRYRAALLRLSRFVDSGALWTVAPIRLLAASSPGGLWLTPAFETFTAQAIERVLTTEDPLFTDRDPALARVGATGALFYPLMGRGGQLEGVLGLLYRQPITNRDSDLAQELAQRFGSALSNDRLQERVLLAQADLQQLNQSLEERVAQRTLELEAANRELEAFSYSVSHDLRTPLRHIVGFADLLAREVGEGLSPKGGRYLGVIRDSAGRMSQLIDDLLSFSRMGRQELRRVPVPLRDLVLGSWRGLEPDRQGREVVFDLPDVMPVVHGDEALLGLVFTNLLSNALKYTRGRERAHIWVSAETREGQVTVTIRDNGVGFDPRYADKLFGVFQRLHRAEEFEGIGIGLANVRRIVTRHGGAVHADAQPGEGAAFTVTLPLEGGA; this comes from the coding sequence ATGACCGCCCTGCGCCGCGCCTCGGCCCCCGTGATGGTCATGGCCCTGGTGCTGATCCTGACCACGGTGATGGCGCTGGTGGTGAATGCCTTTACCCGCGAGCAGCAGCGCAGCCGCTTTGAGCGCGAGACCGAGATCTACACCCAGGCCCTGGAAGACCGCGTGCAGGTTTACGAGCGCCTGCTGGAAGCCACCCGCGCCAGCTGGCAGGCCTGGGGCCGGCTGCTGGACGAACCGGTGTTTGCCCGCTATGTGCAGGGCGTGGACCTGCCCGGGCGCTATCCCGGGGTGCAGGCGGTGGGCTACGCCGCCTGGGTGCCCAGCGCGCAGACAGCGGCCATAGAACGCCAGCTGCGCGCGGCCGGCACCCCGGTTCAGGTGCGCCCCGCGCGCACCACCCAGCCCAACCGCGCCGTGATTGCCCTGATCGGCCCGCCTGTGGCCCAGAACCTCGACGCCCTGGGCTTCGATATGTACAGCGAGGCCGGCCGGCAGCAGGGCTTTGACGGCGCGCGCCGGGCGGGCCGCGCCCAGGCCACGGGCGTGCTGCACCTGATTCAGCGCGACGCGCGGGGCCAGCGCCTGCGCGGCTTTCTGATCATGCTGCCGGTCTGGAACGACCCCGCGCGTCGCACCGGGCTGCAGGGGTTCGTCTATGTGGCGGTGCGCGCCGACCACTTCCTGCGCGACCTCGCGCCGCTGCAGGGCGGGCGGCTGCTGGTGGACGTGCGCCTGGCGGGCCAGTCCCTCAGCGCGGCGCCCCCGGACCTGGGTGGGCAGTCCTTCCGCGCCCAGGTGGCGCAGCGGCTGGTGGGCCAGGCCTGGGAAGTGCGTTTTGGGGCGGGGCCCGGGTTTGCGCGCGATCTGGCCGCCCTCATTCCGGCGCTGGTGGCGCTAACCGGCTTTCTGATTGCGGGCTTCTCGTTCCTGCTGGTCAAGGCGCAGGTGGACGCCCGCGCGCGTGCCGAGGGCCTGAATGTCTCGCTGGCCCAGGCCCGTGCCCGCCAGGAGCAGGCCCGCGCCGAATTTGAGGCCATCTTTCATGCCATGCAGGACGCGGCGGCCTTTACCGACACCGAGGGCCGCATCCGCATGGTGAACCCGGCCCTGAGCGCGCAGTTTGGCCTGGGGGCCGAGGCCCTGGCGGGCCAGCGGCTTTCGGCGCTGCACCTGGACCGGCGCCTGGACAGCCGCGCCACCTTTCAGGCCCTGACCACCCCCTACGTGCGAGATGACGGCACGCAGTTTTACGGCGAGGCCCAGCGCTCCGAGGTGCGCGACCCCGGCGGCGAGCGCCTGGGCCTGCTGGAAGTGGTCCGCGACGTGACCGAGCGCGTGGCCGCCGAGCGCGCCCTGCAGGCCGAGGAGCGGCGCTCGCGCAGCGTGCTGGACGCCATTCCCCACATCGTGCAGGTGAGCGAAACCAGCGGCGAGGTGACCTTTGTCAACCAGCAGCATCTGGGCGGCCTGGGGCCCGGCGACCTGAGCGAGCACCTGCACCCTGAAGACCGCGCGCCCTACGCCGCCATGTGGCGCGAGGCTGTGGACAGCGAGCAGGGCGCCCAGACCGAAGCCCGGCTGCGTCTGCGCGGCGCCGAGCGCTGGTTCGTGCTGAAAGTCGCCCCCATCTCGGACGGCAGCGGGCGCGTGACCGGCTGGGTGACCACCGCCACCGACATCCATGACCGCCTGCAGGCCGAGCGCCTCGCGCAGCGTAACGAGGAGCGTTACCGGGGCGTGATTGAAGGCATGCCGCAGATCGTGTGGCTGGCCGATCCCGAGGGCCAGGCGCTGTATTTCAACCGCCAGTGGAACGCCTACGTGGGCGACGAACACGCTGGGGCCGGTTTCCTGCCGCTGCTGCACCCCGACGACCGCGAGGACTACGGGCGGCGCTGGGCCACCGCGCTGCGCGCCGCGCGGCCCTTTGAAGCCGAGCACCGCCTGCGCGGCGCGGGGGGCACCTACCGCACCTTTGTGACGCGCGGCCTGCCGGTGCGGGGCGCCGAGGGCCGCGTGATTGAGTGGGTGGGCACCAGCACCGATGTGGACGACTCGGTGTATGCCGAGAATGCCGCCCGATTGCTGGCCGACGTGACCGAGCAGCTCACCGCCCGCAGCGAGGAAGGCGCCCAGATGCCCGCTGACCGCTACCGCGCCGCCCTGCTGCGCCTGAGCCGCTTTGTGGACAGCGGCGCCCTGTGGACCGTGGCGCCCATCCGCCTGCTGGCGGCGTCCTCGCCGGGGGGCCTGTGGCTGACCCCGGCCTTCGAGACCTTCACGGCCCAGGCCATTGAGCGCGTGCTGACCACCGAAGACCCCCTCTTCACCGACCGCGACCCGGCGCTGGCGCGGGTGGGGGCCACGGGGGCGCTGTTTTACCCCCTGATGGGGCGCGGCGGGCAGCTCGAAGGCGTGCTGGGGCTGCTCTACCGCCAGCCCATTACCAACCGCGACTCGGATCTGGCCCAGGAACTCGCCCAGCGCTTTGGCTCGGCCCTCAGCAATGATCGCCTGCAGGAACGGGTGCTGCTGGCCCAGGCAGACCTGCAGCAGCTCAACCAGTCCCTGGAAGAGCGCGTGGCGCAGCGCACCCTGGAACTGGAAGCGGCCAACCGCGAACTGGAGGCCTTCAGTTACTCGGTCAGCCACGACCTGCGCACGCCGCTGCGGCACATTGTGGGCTTTGCCGACCTGCTCGCCAGGGAAGTGGGCGAGGGCCTGAGTCCCAAGGGCGGGCGCTACCTGGGCGTGATCCGCGACTCGGCCGGGCGCATGAGCCAGCTCATTGACGACCTGCTGAGTTTCTCGCGCATGGGCCGCCAGGAGTTGCGCCGCGTGCCGGTGCCGCTGCGCGACCTTGTGCTGGGCAGCTGGAGGGGGTTGGAACCCGACCGCCAGGGCCGCGAGGTGGTCTTTGATCTGCCCGACGTGATGCCGGTGGTTCACGGAGACGAGGCCCTGCTGGGGCTGGTCTTTACCAACCTGCTGTCCAACGCCCTGAAATACACCCGGGGCCGCGAAAGGGCGCACATCTGGGTGTCGGCCGAGACCCGGGAAGGCCAGGTGACAGTGACCATCCGTGACAATGGCGTGGGTTTCGATCCGCGTTACGCAGATAAACTGTTCGGCGTGTTCCAACGCTTGCACCGCGCCGAAGAATTCGAAGGCATCGGCATTGGCCTGGCCAATGTGCGCCGTATCGTCACGCGCCACGGCGGCGCCGTCCACGCCGACGCACAGCCCGGCGAGGGCGCGGCCTTTACCGTGACCCTGCCCCTGGAAGGCGGCGCATGA
- a CDS encoding hybrid sensor histidine kinase/response regulator: MTADVLSGTELPGAGGVLCILHLEDNELDHELVTMHVEGELPWPVKITRVEDESGFLEALEGQPPHLILSDFALPSYDGLSAYRAAHARWPNVPFIIVTGAMGEETAVDTLREGVTDYILKQRLERLPSSIRRAMAEVESRLQRERAEREIRALNENLKARLDEVERLRNTAERQSQRLEIQARQLEEALNLQKTFLAETSHELRTPLTALHGYLRRAEREAGGSQVLQDAQRVAENMTRLVNDLLQLSRGELVQSIEMHFMNLGQLLRQVGRDYGVAAPESTFEIVGDPGRLTQVFVNLVTNAIRVTGNAELVRLEIEPRPGEVEVRVVDQGPGVPDHVKPKIFDKFYRGKEAGSAGLGLTIAQQVVTAHGGTIDVVDTPGGGATFRVRLPLPEEDDDAGLNAELDTLEDAAGEGALA, translated from the coding sequence ATGACCGCCGATGTCCTGAGCGGCACCGAACTGCCCGGGGCCGGCGGCGTCCTGTGCATCCTGCACCTGGAAGACAACGAGCTGGACCATGAACTGGTCACCATGCATGTGGAAGGCGAGCTGCCCTGGCCAGTCAAGATCACCCGGGTGGAGGACGAGAGCGGCTTTCTGGAGGCCCTGGAGGGCCAGCCGCCCCACCTGATTCTCAGTGACTTCGCCCTGCCCAGCTACGACGGCCTGAGCGCCTACCGCGCCGCGCACGCCCGCTGGCCCAACGTGCCCTTTATCATCGTGACCGGCGCCATGGGCGAGGAAACCGCCGTGGACACGCTGCGCGAGGGGGTCACCGATTACATCCTCAAGCAGCGCCTGGAGCGCCTGCCCAGCAGCATCCGCCGCGCGATGGCCGAGGTGGAGTCGCGCCTGCAGCGCGAGCGCGCCGAACGCGAAATCCGCGCGCTGAACGAGAACCTCAAGGCCCGCCTGGATGAGGTCGAGCGGCTGCGCAACACCGCCGAGCGCCAGAGCCAGCGCCTGGAAATCCAGGCCCGGCAGCTGGAAGAGGCGCTGAACCTGCAAAAGACCTTCCTGGCCGAAACCAGCCACGAACTGCGCACGCCCCTGACGGCCCTGCACGGCTACCTGCGCCGCGCCGAGCGCGAGGCCGGCGGCTCGCAGGTGCTGCAAGACGCCCAGCGCGTGGCCGAGAACATGACGCGGCTGGTCAATGACCTGCTGCAACTGTCGCGCGGGGAACTGGTGCAGAGCATCGAGATGCACTTCATGAACCTGGGCCAGCTGCTGCGGCAGGTGGGCCGCGACTACGGGGTGGCCGCCCCCGAAAGCACCTTCGAGATCGTGGGGGATCCGGGCCGCCTGACCCAGGTGTTCGTCAATCTGGTCACCAACGCCATCCGCGTGACTGGCAACGCCGAGCTGGTCCGCCTGGAAATTGAGCCGCGCCCCGGTGAAGTCGAGGTGCGGGTGGTGGACCAGGGCCCCGGCGTCCCCGACCATGTGAAGCCCAAGATCTTCGACAAGTTCTACCGGGGCAAGGAAGCAGGCTCGGCCGGACTGGGCCTGACCATCGCGCAGCAGGTGGTGACCGCGCACGGCGGCACCATTGACGTGGTGGACACCCCGGGTGGCGGCGCCACCTTCCGGGTGCGCCTGCCCCTGCCCGAAGAGGACGACGACGCAGGCCTGAACGCTGAACTGGACACCCTGGAAGATGCGGCGGGCGAAGGCGCGCTAGCGTAG